CATTTTCAAATTTTATATCTTCTTTATCTATAATTATAGCACCTTCACCAATATTTTTTATTTCCTTTATATCAACAATTTTTTTATCCCTTAAAAACCCCCCTTTATCTAATATAAAACCTGTAATAGCACCTTTACTTAAGTTTAATAATATTTCTTGCACTATTCCTATTTTTTCCCCATTAGTAGTTATTATTAAGGGTAAACCGATGATGTCGCTAATTTTTAACAAAATCTTCACCCCCTCTTAGTTTAGTATTTCCGAAAAAATATAAAAAAATAACCACTGAAAAGTCAGTGGTTAGCGGCAGATTTGGAAATGGTTACATTTTTTAGTTTTCCGTTAACTAAATAAACTCCTAAAACTATTATCGTTCCACCTAAATATTGAAAAAAACTCAAACTTTCCCCTAAAATAAAGTAGGCAGCTATAACTCCCACAAAAGGGGATAAATTAATATAGACGTTTGTACCAGATGCCCCTAACTCTTTTAAGCTAAAAAGATAAAGAAAATTAGCTAAAGCAGAACATAATAATGCCAAATAAGCTATGGAAAAGAGGGTTAAAGGTGAAGGTATGAAAAGTTTAGGGCCTTCCAATAAAGCTATGGGAAATAAAAATATAGTCCCATAGATCATCTGGTATGCCGTTATCGTTAAAGTAGGAATATGGGGCTCAAAACCTCTACTGATAATAGAATAAACAGACCAACTTATTGCTGCTCCCAACATTAAAAAACTACCTATTACTTCATTTTGATTTCCTTGAATAGTAATAGAATTACCA
The Anaerobranca gottschalkii DSM 13577 DNA segment above includes these coding regions:
- a CDS encoding DMT family transporter gives rise to the protein MVKLKNSRAALANLAILITILLWGVSGSITKLALRELTPSVLATVRFFIAGILLLGISYKKYGRVEISGKTHLKFMICGLVGYSLYFLFENHGFNIMSAANGTIILATISIFTIIMEVIFLKIPTNLNKTLGVTVSIIGVIMVIGNSITIQGNQNEVIGSFLMLGAAISWSVYSIISRGFEPHIPTLTITAYQMIYGTIFLFPIALLEGPKLFIPSPLTLFSIAYLALLCSALANFLYLFSLKELGASGTNVYINLSPFVGVIAAYFILGESLSFFQYLGGTIIVLGVYLVNGKLKNVTISKSAANH